One Streptomyces sp. NBC_01142 genomic region harbors:
- a CDS encoding ATP-binding protein, with product MDNGVGRDSAERVALSVGLSVTAQREDGVPALGALDPLDQAPARAASVSEALVRFGYTETWRPDETTDLSEKVRNAVRSTSTQALVVHIVAHGRLAETGERELHVVASDGTNLDDPVSSWISLIESHPDKPRPRTLFILDLCNSGAAATLSWQQQMQVGERRAWVIAASGREDKAFGYRLSRATAMVLGHYLDGTLAVDSSYQHIPLPTVAHEIAREVAKLSETEGFAQQVDVSRVPFTARIDHLPFFPNPGYTRQESLLPEVDAGIASMLDEAFDARHFMLRGASAEPLDRGDSGQGYFRGRDAEVRALTAWFNGQGSGFRLLTGKPGVGKSALLGVLVCAAHPTLRGATQNLWHSLPAKPGRNERLAVVHARRRDLTQVSDSLARQMGAAEKDRPADGWDAQSLLELAQSASDAPYTVVIDALDEAERPEDVTQALLLPLVREALKDSPRIRLLVGTRSDRRFATLTQFADASGGWLDLNHVQPHDLYESLQEYVGALLAIDTSYAAAEAGEAARALAEGIATRLTGVNAPSQDAAGEAEPLAWGEFLAAGLYVRHVLSLPTECNPALARELGLAAPVDLAELLELDLVGRGDQPHLRPVLAALAYAEGRGIPERALAHVAPAFMQRESSGGPLPTDSLREALEQARFYLRRDIDVDGTTLYRLFHEGLAERLRAGPYSRQGQEQTG from the coding sequence ATGGACAACGGTGTTGGCCGCGACAGCGCGGAACGGGTAGCGCTGTCTGTGGGCTTGTCCGTGACTGCACAGCGCGAGGATGGCGTACCTGCGCTGGGTGCACTGGATCCGCTGGACCAGGCGCCCGCACGCGCCGCGTCGGTGTCCGAGGCGCTCGTCAGGTTCGGCTACACCGAGACGTGGCGGCCCGATGAGACCACAGACCTTAGTGAGAAAGTCCGCAATGCTGTCCGGTCCACCAGCACGCAGGCGCTCGTGGTTCACATTGTTGCGCACGGCAGGCTGGCCGAGACCGGCGAACGGGAACTACACGTCGTAGCGAGCGATGGAACAAACCTCGACGACCCGGTCTCCTCGTGGATCAGCCTGATCGAATCACACCCCGACAAGCCGCGGCCCCGGACGCTGTTCATTCTCGATCTGTGCAACTCCGGTGCCGCTGCGACACTGTCTTGGCAGCAGCAGATGCAGGTCGGTGAGCGCCGTGCCTGGGTGATCGCCGCCTCCGGGCGCGAAGACAAAGCATTCGGCTACCGGCTGAGCCGCGCCACGGCCATGGTTCTAGGGCACTACCTCGACGGCACTTTGGCAGTGGACTCGTCATACCAGCACATTCCGCTGCCGACTGTCGCGCACGAGATCGCCCGAGAAGTGGCGAAGCTCAGCGAAACGGAGGGCTTCGCTCAGCAGGTGGACGTCAGTCGCGTGCCGTTCACGGCTCGCATCGATCACCTGCCGTTTTTCCCCAATCCCGGCTATACCAGGCAGGAGAGCCTGTTGCCGGAAGTCGATGCTGGCATCGCCTCCATGCTCGACGAGGCCTTCGACGCGCGGCACTTCATGCTTCGTGGCGCCAGTGCGGAACCTTTGGACCGCGGCGACTCAGGTCAGGGGTATTTCCGCGGAAGAGACGCGGAAGTCCGGGCGTTGACCGCGTGGTTCAACGGCCAAGGGTCCGGTTTTCGTCTCCTGACCGGCAAACCCGGAGTGGGCAAATCGGCGCTTTTGGGTGTTCTTGTCTGCGCGGCCCATCCAACCTTGCGCGGCGCCACGCAAAATCTGTGGCACTCCCTGCCGGCCAAGCCGGGCCGTAACGAGCGGCTTGCTGTGGTCCATGCCCGACGCCGTGACCTTACGCAGGTCAGCGACTCCCTCGCCCGCCAGATGGGAGCAGCCGAGAAGGACCGCCCCGCTGACGGCTGGGACGCGCAAAGTCTGCTCGAGCTCGCGCAATCGGCTTCTGACGCCCCCTACACCGTGGTGATTGATGCCCTCGATGAGGCTGAAAGACCCGAGGACGTTACTCAAGCCCTGTTGCTACCGCTGGTCCGTGAGGCCCTCAAGGACTCTCCCCGGATACGGCTGCTTGTGGGAACCCGCTCGGATCGGCGCTTCGCCACCCTGACACAGTTTGCTGACGCCTCCGGAGGCTGGCTCGACCTCAACCATGTCCAGCCACACGACCTCTACGAGTCGCTGCAGGAGTACGTGGGGGCCCTGCTTGCGATCGACACCTCCTACGCAGCAGCGGAGGCTGGAGAGGCCGCAAGGGCTCTTGCTGAAGGCATCGCAACACGTCTGACAGGTGTCAACGCTCCATCCCAGGATGCTGCCGGTGAGGCCGAGCCGCTGGCGTGGGGAGAGTTCCTGGCTGCAGGCCTCTACGTGCGTCACGTTCTCTCCCTGCCCACCGAGTGCAACCCGGCACTCGCCCGAGAACTCGGGCTTGCAGCCCCTGTGGACCTGGCGGAGCTCCTCGAACTTGATCTCGTCGGCCGCGGTGACCAACCACACCTACGCCCTGTCCTGGCGGCCCTCGCCTACGCGGAAGGCCGCGGTATACCGGAACGAGCCCTCGCCCACGTTGCCCCCGCCTTCATGCAACGTGAATCCAGTGGCGGCCCCCTACCGACCGACAGCCTCCGCGAAGCCCTTGAGCAAGCCCGCTTCTACCTGCGCCGCGACATCGACGTCGACGGCACCACTTTGTACCGGCTCTTCCACGAAGGACTCGCAGAACGGCTTCGGGCCGGACCCTACAGCCGCCAAGGGCAGGAGCAAACCGGATGA
- the drmC gene encoding DISARM system phospholipase D-like protein DrmC has product MPAGRGRRGLRALEAQVAGIAVRAACRRLRSYLPGDTEGPYAAGLLLGAAQARRRQLVGHRVDVVWTGPASSIQTSRLTSAVVGELVDSAKREILLVSYASYPPKSLSTALTAAAARGVEVTLLLEQQADNPKFQGRTGFFDLPATRLSWPVQYRESGASLHAKIIVVDRQTALIGSANLTSYAFEKNLECGILLRDPAHASAIARHLDSLRETGILTASGGQQTSA; this is encoded by the coding sequence ATGCCTGCCGGACGGGGTCGAAGGGGTCTGCGGGCGCTGGAGGCTCAGGTCGCCGGTATAGCCGTCCGCGCTGCCTGCCGCAGGCTCCGCTCCTACCTGCCCGGCGACACCGAAGGCCCCTACGCCGCAGGCCTGCTGCTCGGCGCCGCGCAGGCCAGACGTAGACAGCTAGTTGGGCACCGCGTGGATGTCGTGTGGACAGGGCCGGCCTCCAGCATCCAGACCTCCCGTCTGACCTCCGCCGTCGTCGGCGAACTAGTCGACTCCGCGAAGAGGGAGATCCTGCTGGTCAGCTACGCCAGCTACCCTCCAAAATCGCTCAGTACCGCTCTCACCGCAGCTGCCGCCCGCGGTGTCGAGGTGACGCTCCTGCTGGAGCAGCAGGCGGACAACCCCAAGTTCCAAGGGCGCACCGGCTTCTTCGACCTGCCCGCCACTCGGCTGAGCTGGCCGGTCCAGTACCGCGAAAGCGGCGCCTCACTACACGCCAAGATCATCGTGGTGGACCGTCAAACAGCCCTCATCGGCAGCGCCAACCTCACCAGCTACGCCTTCGAGAAGAACCTTGAGTGCGGCATCCTCCTGCGCGACCCCGCACACGCCAGTGCCATCGCCCGACATCTCGACTCTCTCCGCGAGACCGGGATCCTCACAGCATCAGGGGGGCAACAGACCTCTGCTTGA
- the drmB gene encoding DUF1998 domain-containing protein, which translates to MKLNAGAVPTGRRNPSRIGQVRPSHLVTTAGVGSIVDLPTMSVIVRSLDAWSPERQETIQEPRLLAEVQRVLGQQVRALRKAPWDPSETDDPYTRVGVPVTPFPGWVRCPRCHRLGPLDPPGQFDLVHRYGRRPDLAKWVHSQCQRQTTTREVNKRACVPARFIVACDNGHLDDFPYVEFVHVNATQPCGGAKLVMLDSASTLGPQVTVRCAECGASRSLQEAAGKTGHEKLPLCRGRHPHQQRFEACGSPLRLMVLGASNLWFSVTASALHLPQAESVEDLVRAHWKVFGPAPSQEFMQMMVDGMNDLRNLRSVPSDELWALIEKIRAAGGPQPEETSGDLLEDEWRLLAKPTTTRQDADFRATPTATPVGYDDLLEQVVQVTRLREVQALVAFTRIAAPDRRDLIPHNRVSLSRGATQWVPAVEQRGEGIFLQLREDAVSRWVGKVANHPRLIALQAAHQRWCQNRDQPYVPGFPIARFVLLHTFSHLLMRQVALECGYSSSSIRERLYIGRPTKPAAGVLLSTAASDSEGTLGGLVALGSARYLKRLLDQAFEDASRCSSDPLCAEHVPEFPSDTLHSAACHACLFASETSCETNNRWLDRAFLVDITRDGLAFQL; encoded by the coding sequence GTGAAACTGAATGCTGGCGCCGTCCCGACCGGACGGCGTAATCCCAGCCGGATCGGCCAGGTTCGCCCCAGTCACCTGGTCACCACCGCCGGTGTCGGCTCGATTGTCGACCTGCCCACCATGAGCGTCATCGTGCGCAGTCTGGACGCCTGGAGCCCGGAGCGGCAGGAGACTATCCAGGAGCCACGGCTGCTGGCCGAGGTCCAGCGGGTCCTCGGTCAGCAGGTCCGGGCACTGCGCAAGGCCCCCTGGGACCCGTCCGAAACCGACGACCCCTACACCCGGGTCGGGGTACCTGTGACCCCGTTCCCCGGGTGGGTGCGCTGCCCTCGCTGCCACCGCCTCGGTCCGCTCGACCCGCCCGGCCAGTTCGATCTCGTGCACCGCTACGGGCGTCGGCCCGACCTCGCCAAGTGGGTGCACAGCCAGTGCCAGAGGCAGACGACCACTCGCGAGGTCAACAAGCGCGCCTGCGTGCCGGCCCGCTTCATCGTCGCCTGCGACAACGGGCACCTTGACGACTTCCCATACGTCGAGTTTGTCCACGTCAATGCCACCCAGCCGTGCGGTGGCGCCAAACTCGTCATGCTCGACAGTGCCAGCACGCTCGGGCCGCAGGTGACCGTGAGGTGCGCCGAGTGCGGTGCCTCGCGCAGCCTCCAAGAGGCCGCCGGCAAGACCGGGCACGAAAAGCTCCCTCTCTGCCGCGGACGCCACCCCCACCAGCAGCGGTTTGAGGCGTGCGGCTCCCCCTTGCGCCTGATGGTCCTCGGCGCGTCCAACCTGTGGTTCAGCGTTACGGCGAGCGCCCTGCATCTGCCGCAAGCGGAGTCCGTGGAGGACCTGGTCAGGGCCCACTGGAAGGTCTTCGGCCCGGCGCCTTCCCAGGAGTTCATGCAGATGATGGTCGATGGCATGAACGACCTGAGGAACCTGCGTTCCGTGCCGTCCGACGAACTGTGGGCCCTTATCGAGAAGATCCGCGCGGCCGGTGGCCCGCAGCCCGAAGAAACCTCCGGCGACCTGCTGGAGGACGAGTGGCGACTGCTCGCCAAGCCCACCACCACGCGGCAGGACGCCGACTTCCGAGCCACCCCGACCGCCACCCCCGTCGGCTACGACGACTTGCTTGAGCAGGTCGTCCAGGTCACCCGGCTCCGCGAGGTACAGGCCCTCGTCGCGTTCACCCGCATCGCCGCCCCTGACCGCCGCGACCTCATCCCCCACAACCGCGTCTCCCTCTCGCGCGGAGCCACCCAGTGGGTCCCAGCAGTCGAGCAGCGCGGCGAAGGGATCTTCCTGCAGCTGCGTGAGGACGCTGTGTCCCGCTGGGTAGGCAAGGTCGCCAACCACCCCCGGCTCATCGCCTTGCAAGCCGCCCACCAGCGGTGGTGCCAGAACCGGGACCAGCCGTACGTGCCCGGATTCCCCATCGCCCGGTTCGTCCTCCTGCACACCTTCAGCCACCTGCTGATGCGCCAGGTCGCTCTGGAATGCGGCTACTCCTCATCCAGCATCCGCGAACGGCTGTACATCGGGCGCCCAACCAAGCCGGCCGCCGGCGTCCTGCTCTCCACCGCCGCCAGCGACAGCGAAGGCACCCTCGGCGGCTTGGTCGCCCTCGGCAGCGCCCGCTACCTCAAGCGACTGCTGGACCAGGCATTCGAGGACGCCAGCCGCTGCTCCAGCGACCCGCTCTGCGCCGAACACGTCCCCGAGTTCCCATCCGACACGCTGCACTCTGCAGCCTGCCATGCCTGCCTGTTCGCGTCGGAAACCAGCTGCGAGACCAACAACAGGTGGCTGGATCGGGCGTTCCTCGTCGACATCACCCGTGATGGCCTGGCCTTCCAGCTATGA
- the drmA gene encoding DISARM system helicase DrmA — translation MTSGTGPAAERTSYEIREELESLLERDLHGPWDGPEEELPPGSSPAERYVLGRLVTRDASSEDSEDARGQDDPSLVDREVVESVDDDDAPEAPAAVRSGSMAASALGLSFAVPSDVDAVKVVAEWGRYERAPSEVHLTEQGKPRRVWKRRPAGGTVTVPLDADAELEPVAPDADQPEVMLRTVVRHRGARRIVDVSLVNSQRLPASMGDTARLYQVHLTVTAVDGTVSVFLGHNDPQLGDRPSSSDPERLHLALLHRAQRSYAHGRQCAVDAEVHSGEVRAWRLRTTCFPAADVRLTVPGDTSGMPGLVLDMARLGSAELARDDLVRALRPLVTGYRSWLAEQERRIDDDPEIGGYAAAARPAFTRAEEIADRLDRAIDLLRDDGIAREAFRFANQAMALQRVRGEVVRARLNAPELSLGGLLREKDVPANRSWRPFQLAFVLLCLPGLTDPGHRDAYRSVDDGEVQLLFFPTGGGKTEAYLGLTAYTFAIRRLQGIVGQGDEARDGTNGVAVLMRYTLRLLTAQQFQRAAALVCACEWLRQERLAAGDGRWGTTPFRVGLWVGSAVTPNSYGEAKRQVEDAQDRENALGGPLQLVACPWCGSKLTGTSLKTDDLKRRVRVFCSDPEGDCLYTERGSNGEGLPVLTVDEEIYRLTPSLVISTVDKLAQLPWKDAVAPLFGLVDSKCERHGWRTPTFREFCKSRHPAAGGLPAASPQPAMRLRPPDLVIQDELHLISDALGSLVGLYETVVDRLCSRPVGGVPVRPVLVASTATVRRARDQVEQVFARGLTIFPPQLLDAGDTFFSRSVTPGPDTPSRRYRGVCATGERLKSIEIRLVTALLEHGQTLFDRYGAAADPYLTVVDYFTSTRELAGMKRLVDDDVADRLASRQVRTRRRRPNVAELTSRMPSSRIGSTLAELERTFDPRFDSSDALEEFRRNAAEARAKLAGRAQPLDVLLATSMLQVGVDVPRLGLMVVTGQPKNSAEYIQATSRVGRDPRRPGLVVTLYQWSRPRDLAHYESFGYDHATFGMRVEGLTTTPFSDRALDRGLSGILAAAVRHSSYASLPNIAANNVPLSGTAVTELLNALEQRAAKVLHDAPQAATVRQAAQYRLDSWAKKRTALKAGRLGYEEAADVSGLLRSPDEEGWDLWSAPMSLREVEPEIVLQLDRRDGSLDSAPAWHYDRPPKGGST, via the coding sequence GTGACCTCAGGCACGGGCCCGGCTGCAGAGCGGACTTCGTACGAGATCCGTGAAGAGCTGGAGAGCCTTCTCGAGCGTGACCTGCACGGGCCATGGGACGGCCCGGAGGAGGAGCTGCCGCCGGGCAGCAGCCCGGCCGAGCGGTATGTGCTGGGCCGGCTGGTGACCCGCGATGCGTCCTCCGAAGATTCGGAGGACGCCCGGGGCCAGGACGATCCAAGCCTGGTAGACCGTGAGGTCGTGGAGTCGGTGGACGATGACGACGCCCCCGAGGCGCCTGCCGCCGTCCGGTCCGGTTCGATGGCGGCCTCTGCTCTCGGGCTGTCCTTCGCGGTGCCCTCCGATGTCGACGCCGTCAAGGTGGTCGCCGAGTGGGGCCGCTACGAACGGGCGCCGTCCGAGGTGCACCTGACCGAGCAGGGCAAGCCCCGCAGGGTCTGGAAGCGCCGCCCGGCGGGCGGGACGGTCACCGTCCCCCTCGACGCCGACGCCGAGCTCGAACCCGTCGCCCCGGATGCCGACCAGCCCGAAGTGATGCTCCGGACGGTGGTGCGCCACCGAGGCGCGCGCCGGATCGTGGACGTCTCCCTGGTCAACTCCCAGAGGCTGCCCGCCTCGATGGGGGACACCGCGCGTCTCTACCAGGTCCATCTGACCGTCACCGCAGTGGACGGCACCGTCTCCGTCTTCCTCGGCCACAACGATCCACAGCTCGGCGATCGCCCCTCCAGCAGCGACCCCGAGCGGCTACACCTCGCTCTGCTGCACCGTGCGCAGCGAAGCTATGCCCACGGACGGCAGTGTGCGGTGGACGCGGAGGTGCATTCGGGCGAGGTGAGGGCTTGGCGGCTGCGTACGACGTGTTTCCCTGCTGCGGATGTGCGCCTCACTGTGCCGGGTGACACCTCCGGTATGCCGGGTCTGGTGCTGGACATGGCCCGGCTGGGGAGTGCTGAGCTGGCCCGTGATGATCTGGTTCGTGCGCTGCGGCCGCTGGTCACCGGGTATCGGTCGTGGCTGGCGGAGCAGGAGCGCCGCATCGATGACGATCCGGAGATTGGGGGGTATGCCGCTGCGGCCCGGCCGGCGTTTACCCGAGCGGAGGAAATAGCGGACCGGTTGGATCGCGCGATCGATCTGTTGCGGGACGATGGCATCGCGCGGGAGGCATTCCGTTTCGCCAACCAGGCGATGGCGTTGCAGCGTGTGCGCGGCGAAGTGGTGCGCGCCCGACTGAACGCGCCGGAGCTGTCGCTGGGCGGGTTGCTGCGCGAGAAGGACGTGCCGGCCAACCGCAGCTGGCGCCCGTTCCAGTTGGCGTTTGTCCTGTTGTGCCTGCCGGGGCTGACCGATCCGGGGCACCGGGATGCGTACCGCTCGGTGGACGACGGCGAGGTGCAGTTGCTGTTCTTCCCCACCGGCGGTGGCAAGACCGAGGCGTACCTGGGGCTGACTGCGTACACCTTCGCCATCCGTCGTCTCCAGGGCATCGTGGGGCAAGGTGATGAGGCGCGTGACGGCACGAACGGCGTCGCCGTCCTGATGCGCTACACCCTGAGGCTGCTGACGGCTCAGCAGTTTCAGCGGGCGGCGGCCCTGGTGTGTGCGTGTGAGTGGCTGCGGCAGGAACGTCTGGCGGCCGGGGATGGTCGCTGGGGCACGACGCCGTTCCGTGTCGGGCTGTGGGTGGGCAGCGCTGTCACGCCGAACAGCTATGGGGAGGCCAAGCGGCAAGTCGAGGATGCCCAGGACCGCGAGAATGCGCTGGGCGGCCCGCTGCAGCTCGTCGCCTGCCCCTGGTGCGGGTCGAAGCTGACCGGCACCAGTCTGAAGACCGACGATCTTAAGCGCCGGGTCCGGGTGTTCTGCAGTGACCCGGAGGGCGACTGCCTTTACACCGAACGGGGCTCGAACGGCGAAGGCCTGCCGGTGCTGACGGTCGATGAGGAGATCTACCGGCTGACCCCGTCGCTGGTGATCAGTACTGTTGACAAGCTCGCCCAGCTGCCGTGGAAGGACGCGGTGGCGCCGCTGTTCGGCCTCGTGGACAGCAAGTGCGAGCGGCACGGATGGCGCACGCCGACGTTCCGGGAGTTCTGCAAGAGTAGGCACCCGGCTGCGGGCGGGCTGCCCGCAGCCTCGCCGCAGCCCGCGATGCGGCTACGGCCTCCAGACCTGGTGATCCAGGACGAGCTGCACCTGATCAGTGACGCGTTGGGCAGCCTGGTCGGCCTGTACGAGACGGTGGTGGACCGGTTGTGCAGTCGCCCGGTCGGCGGTGTGCCGGTGCGGCCCGTGCTGGTTGCCTCCACCGCGACGGTGCGCCGGGCCCGGGACCAGGTCGAGCAGGTCTTCGCGCGCGGCCTGACCATCTTCCCGCCTCAGCTGCTGGATGCGGGGGACACGTTCTTCTCTCGTTCGGTGACCCCAGGGCCGGACACGCCGAGCCGCCGCTACCGGGGCGTGTGCGCGACCGGCGAGCGGCTGAAGTCGATCGAGATCCGCCTCGTCACCGCCCTGCTGGAGCACGGTCAGACACTGTTCGACCGCTACGGCGCCGCCGCCGACCCCTACCTCACGGTGGTCGACTACTTCACCTCCACCCGCGAACTCGCCGGCATGAAGAGGCTGGTGGACGACGACGTCGCCGACCGCCTCGCGAGCCGACAGGTCCGCACCCGCCGCCGACGCCCCAACGTCGCCGAACTGACCAGCCGCATGCCCAGCAGCCGCATCGGCAGCACCCTCGCCGAGCTGGAGCGGACCTTCGACCCGCGCTTCGACTCCTCCGACGCACTGGAGGAGTTCCGCCGCAACGCCGCCGAGGCCCGCGCCAAACTCGCCGGCCGCGCCCAGCCGCTCGACGTGCTGCTCGCCACCAGCATGCTGCAGGTCGGCGTCGACGTACCCCGCCTCGGCCTGATGGTCGTCACCGGACAGCCCAAGAACAGCGCCGAGTACATCCAGGCGACCTCCCGGGTGGGACGCGATCCCCGGCGGCCCGGCCTGGTCGTCACCCTCTACCAGTGGAGCCGCCCCCGGGACCTCGCCCACTACGAGTCCTTCGGCTACGACCACGCCACCTTCGGCATGCGCGTCGAAGGCCTGACGACCACGCCGTTCAGCGACCGAGCCCTGGACCGCGGGCTCAGCGGCATACTGGCCGCCGCCGTCCGCCACTCCTCGTACGCATCCCTGCCGAACATCGCAGCAAACAACGTTCCGCTCTCCGGGACTGCGGTAACCGAACTTCTCAACGCCCTGGAACAGCGCGCCGCCAAGGTGCTGCACGACGCCCCGCAGGCCGCCACTGTCCGCCAGGCCGCACAGTACCGGCTCGACTCCTGGGCCAAGAAGCGCACCGCCCTCAAGGCCGGGCGCCTCGGCTACGAGGAAGCCGCCGACGTCTCCGGGCTGCTGCGCAGCCCCGACGAGGAGGGCTGGGACCTGTGGTCCGCGCCGATGAGCCTGCGCGAGGTCGAACCGGAAATCGTCCTGCAGCTTGACCGGCGGGACGGCAGTCTCGATTCCGCGCCTGCTTGGCACTACGACCGCCCGCCCAAGGGAGGCTCCACGTGA